In Neodiprion pinetum isolate iyNeoPine1 chromosome 6, iyNeoPine1.2, whole genome shotgun sequence, one genomic interval encodes:
- the LOC124221668 gene encoding beta-1,3-galactosyltransferase 5 produces MYIRRGVPYVIFWTLIVVFFYITFKQFSVVRKSSPVYFRKINSSQIDRGNLLNLNPFRYVINTDCDTSFLVWVVTSYAADVSARSALRRAYSESELEELGVRRIFLLALLHDDVQNKTHVTQNAILDEARRYNDIIQGNFIEAYKNLTYKHVMGLKWATQYCKNASYIMKMDHDIVVDLYKIIDVIKAASIPHNIVMGYVLRNMSPIREPMNKWYVTRDEYIADFYPDFLSGWLYVTTLKTAKDLVDVAQIYPKYFWIDDLFLTGIIREELGVKFHDIHEIYTTNNEYLNCCLKARTKKLKCDFAVGPNGGDTELQVRFKDFAKYCRSNCFPRPKKFSVTNTCIVAWHDPNLGRGVAQVSPLQLNVV; encoded by the coding sequence ATGTATATAAGACGTGGGGTGCCTTATGTAATCTTTTGGACACTGATCGTAGTGTTCTTTTACATAAcgtttaaacaattttctgTGGTTAGAAAATCGAGTCCAGTTTACTTTCGAAAGATCAACAGTAGCCAAATCGATAGAggaaatttgttgaatttaaatCCCTTTCGATATGTAATAAACACTGACTGCGATACTAGCTTTCTTGTTTGGGTTGTCACTTCGTACGCTGCTGATGTGTCGGCCAGAAGTGCGTTACGCAGGGCTTACTCCGAGTCTGAATTGGAAGAATTGGGAGttagaagaatatttttattagcaTTGTTACACGATgacgttcaaaataaaacccACGTCACCCAAAATGCTATTTTAGATGAAGCACGGCGATACAATGACATTATTCAAGGCAACTTTATTGAGGCATACAAAAATCTTACCTACAAACATGTAATGGGCCTGAAATGGGCTAcgcaatattgtaaaaatgcTTCGTACATCATGAAAATGGATCATGACATTGTAGTGGACCTTTACAAAATTATAGATGTAATAAAAGCAGCCAGTATACCGCATAATATTGTGATGGGTTACGTACTGAGAAATATGAGTCCCATACGCGAACCAATGAACAAATGGTACGTTACTAGGGATGAGTATATTGCAGACTTCTATCCAGACTTTTTATCTGGTTGGTTATATGTAACGACTCTAAAAACTGCCAAAGATTTGGTTGATGTTGCACAGATTTATCCCAAGTATTTTTGGATAGATGATCTATTTCTTACAGGTATCATTAGAGAGGAATTAGGTGTAAAATTTCACGATATACatgaaatttatacaacaaataatgaatatttgaattgtTGCTTGAAAGCTCGTACGAAAAAACTCAAATGTGACTTTGCAGTTGGGCCAAACGGTGGCGATACAGAGTTACAAGTTAGATTCAAGGATTTTGCTAAATACTGTAGAAGCAATTGCTTTCCAAGacctaaaaaattttcagtcacTAATACTTGCATTGTCGCTTGGCACGATCCTAATTTAGGCCGAGGCGTAGCTCAAGTATCTCCCCTCCAATTAAATGTTGTATGA
- the angel gene encoding protein angel isoform X4, whose amino-acid sequence MTTIPLKHLLIKNLNKEASGVEALFSTYVDLIESNASESAHREFEKSIMEPYLNTCYGSSSDHRSYDASTVTFKDALKNHESTSSTPTNPDLNTMPTNDICRVQQNYKAMRTWRKVGRGRNLPNSEKNCVIRLFSYNILAQYLLEMHSYLYKHHNQRTLEWEIRKKLLIQEILEAQATVICLQEMQEDHLNEFLKPFKEHKYNHLYKKRTNDKKDGLLLMYRSDVFDLVEYENVEFFQSDVEILNRDNVAIIVKLSLKDSPETQIVIATTHLLYNPKRDDIRLCQTQILIAELERIAFIKNTSRGPTYHPIILAGDFNLQPKSGVYKFITEGSFLYMGKSRTLGPADHRSLSNSLIPPHLYVTDSCQHFCILLKRLRNRGEGKVMLENSEKGLSKTSWDSCDKNQFRKDEVNVRNKNFQKIQILDGHHVNFGSGSLTHPFKFRSVYSHIDRNGQNEATTHQDGWVTVDYIFFSEVELIERYTLPTQKQCKAVSTIPNREIGSDHFSTGATFILRKKLRQ is encoded by the exons ATGACGACAATACCATTGAAAcatttattgataaaaaatcttAACAAGGAAGCATCAGGTGTGGAAGCCCTATTTTCGACATACGTCGATTTAATAGAATCTAATGCGAGTGAAAGTGCGCAcagagaatttgaaaaatccattATGGAGCCGTACCTAAACACATGTTATGGATCATCAAGCGATCATCGATCATATGACGCAAGCACTGTCACCTTTAAAGATGCTCTGAAAAATCACGAAAGTACTTCGTCAACACCTACAAACCCAGATCTTAATACGATGCCTACAAATGATATCTGTAGAGTGCAACAAAATTACAAAGCAATGCGAACATGGAGAAAGGTCGGCAGAG GACGAAACTTACCAAactctgagaaaaattgtgtCATTAGActattttcttacaatattttGGCTCAGTATCTTTTAGAAATGCACAGTTACTTATATAAGCATCATAATCAGCGCACTCTCGAATGGGAAATTCGTAAGAAATTACTGATACAAGAAATATTGGAAGCTCAGGCTACT GTAATATGTCTTCAAGAAATGCAAGAGGACCATCTGAATGAATTTCTAAAACCCTTTAAAGAACATAAGTATAATCATTTATACAAGAAGCGCACAAACGATAAAAAGGACGGACTGCTTCTGATGTATCGATCCGACGTATTTGATCTCGTTGAGTATGAAAATGTAGAATTTTTCCAGTCAGACGTAGAAATTCTCAACCGAGACAACGTTGCTATAATTGTCAAGCTGTCATTGAAGGACAGTCCAGAAACACAGATAGTTATTGCCACCACACATTTACTTTATAACCCAAAACGAGACGACATCAGACTCTGTCAGACTCAGATTTTAATAGCTGAACTGGAGAGAATTgcttttattaaaaatacgtC AAGAGGCCCGACATATCATCCTATAATTCTGGCTGGAGATTTTAATTTGCAACCAAAGTCAGgagtgtataaatttataactgAAGGTTCGTTTCTATACATGGGAAAAAGTCGAACTCTAGGGCCAGCGGATCACCGCAGTTTGAGCAATTCACTTATTCCGCCACATTTATATGTGACCGACAGTTGTCAACATTTCTGCATACTGTTAAAAAGACTGCGCAATCGCGGTGAAGGCAAAGTCATG TTGGAAAACAGTGAGAAAGGGTTATCTAAAACTAGTTGGGACTCTTGCGATAAGAATCAGTTTCGAAAGGATGAAGTGAATGTCCGAAATAAAAACTtccaaaaaatacaaatattagATGGTCATCATGTGAATTTTGGATCTGGTTCTTTAACCCACCCATTTAAATTTCGAAGCGTTTACTCACACATTGATCGTAATGGGCAAAACGAAGCTACAACTCACCAAGACGGCTGGGTTACAGTGGATTATATATTCTTTAGTGAAGTCGAGCTCATTGAACGATATACACTACCTACGCAAAAACAGTGTAAAGCTGTGTCAACTATACCAAATCGTGAGATTGGCAGTGATCACTTTAGTACAGGAGCAACTTTTATACTGCGAAAGAAACTGAGGCAGTAA
- the angel gene encoding protein angel isoform X2, with protein MIPVTPLLTAVTVTKTFRRNIHVILFHCKKVYHMTTIPLKHLLIKNLNKEASGVEALFSTYVDLIESNASESAHREFEKSIMEPYLNTCYGSSSDHRSYDASTVTFKDALKNHESTSSTPTNPDLNTMPTNDICRVQQNYKAMRTWRKVGRGRNLPNSEKNCVIRLFSYNILAQYLLEMHSYLYKHHNQRTLEWEIRKKLLIQEILEAQATVICLQEMQEDHLNEFLKPFKEHKYNHLYKKRTNDKKDGLLLMYRSDVFDLVEYENVEFFQSDVEILNRDNVAIIVKLSLKDSPETQIVIATTHLLYNPKRDDIRLCQTQILIAELERIAFIKNTSGPTYHPIILAGDFNLQPKSGVYKFITEGSFLYMGKSRTLGPADHRSLSNSLIPPHLYVTDSCQHFCILLKRLRNRGEGKVMLENSEKGLSKTSWDSCDKNQFRKDEVNVRNKNFQKIQILDGHHVNFGSGSLTHPFKFRSVYSHIDRNGQNEATTHQDGWVTVDYIFFSEVELIERYTLPTQKQCKAVSTIPNREIGSDHFSTGATFILRKKLRQ; from the exons atgatcCCAGTAACTCCACTGTTAACAGCTGTCACTGTCACAAAAACATTCAGACGAAATATTCACGTCATTTTGTTTCATTGCAAAAAG GTTTATCATATGACGACAATACCATTGAAAcatttattgataaaaaatcttAACAAGGAAGCATCAGGTGTGGAAGCCCTATTTTCGACATACGTCGATTTAATAGAATCTAATGCGAGTGAAAGTGCGCAcagagaatttgaaaaatccattATGGAGCCGTACCTAAACACATGTTATGGATCATCAAGCGATCATCGATCATATGACGCAAGCACTGTCACCTTTAAAGATGCTCTGAAAAATCACGAAAGTACTTCGTCAACACCTACAAACCCAGATCTTAATACGATGCCTACAAATGATATCTGTAGAGTGCAACAAAATTACAAAGCAATGCGAACATGGAGAAAGGTCGGCAGAG GACGAAACTTACCAAactctgagaaaaattgtgtCATTAGActattttcttacaatattttGGCTCAGTATCTTTTAGAAATGCACAGTTACTTATATAAGCATCATAATCAGCGCACTCTCGAATGGGAAATTCGTAAGAAATTACTGATACAAGAAATATTGGAAGCTCAGGCTACT GTAATATGTCTTCAAGAAATGCAAGAGGACCATCTGAATGAATTTCTAAAACCCTTTAAAGAACATAAGTATAATCATTTATACAAGAAGCGCACAAACGATAAAAAGGACGGACTGCTTCTGATGTATCGATCCGACGTATTTGATCTCGTTGAGTATGAAAATGTAGAATTTTTCCAGTCAGACGTAGAAATTCTCAACCGAGACAACGTTGCTATAATTGTCAAGCTGTCATTGAAGGACAGTCCAGAAACACAGATAGTTATTGCCACCACACATTTACTTTATAACCCAAAACGAGACGACATCAGACTCTGTCAGACTCAGATTTTAATAGCTGAACTGGAGAGAATTgcttttattaaaaatacgtC AGGCCCGACATATCATCCTATAATTCTGGCTGGAGATTTTAATTTGCAACCAAAGTCAGgagtgtataaatttataactgAAGGTTCGTTTCTATACATGGGAAAAAGTCGAACTCTAGGGCCAGCGGATCACCGCAGTTTGAGCAATTCACTTATTCCGCCACATTTATATGTGACCGACAGTTGTCAACATTTCTGCATACTGTTAAAAAGACTGCGCAATCGCGGTGAAGGCAAAGTCATG TTGGAAAACAGTGAGAAAGGGTTATCTAAAACTAGTTGGGACTCTTGCGATAAGAATCAGTTTCGAAAGGATGAAGTGAATGTCCGAAATAAAAACTtccaaaaaatacaaatattagATGGTCATCATGTGAATTTTGGATCTGGTTCTTTAACCCACCCATTTAAATTTCGAAGCGTTTACTCACACATTGATCGTAATGGGCAAAACGAAGCTACAACTCACCAAGACGGCTGGGTTACAGTGGATTATATATTCTTTAGTGAAGTCGAGCTCATTGAACGATATACACTACCTACGCAAAAACAGTGTAAAGCTGTGTCAACTATACCAAATCGTGAGATTGGCAGTGATCACTTTAGTACAGGAGCAACTTTTATACTGCGAAAGAAACTGAGGCAGTAA
- the LOC124221659 gene encoding nuclear RNA export factor 1-like, giving the protein MPRKNSKGRGWNNHQPQQRRDNSERRQYYGHDDRTLYSDRDSAPRVSFKTSRIGKGGRGERHNRDRQRDLEAGLRRHLDDDAEMSNEVRQNRGRSGVAWRGNARGMGRPRTRRNSPVPPGGVDDHRYRNLQAAPANCYKVHISNTSTFNKEYLLDVLTSYLTPDTFIPIMYKFEGNDVTFYVDEFTIANKLLKADRQILANNGSKLTIKVRPYFPPAKVDQQFKDRIKIAVVKRYVAASALDLSQFHRDKDLYQDMFCALFQPKILMAVIDVISEHTPNLEALNLDGNKLQNIDRLGTQLHTKLPNLSILHLSNNRIRDLKAIDGLKQLKLKELRLLGNPLCDKYKQWPEEFISDIRKRFPKLLKLDDMNLPPPIGFEIAADEDASKLPVSQRVFSITNETRQVADAFLHQYFLIFDSNNRQPLLNAYDEQASFSLTIACKHDNLNRFKEYLPHNRNLFRVNDQERRLKLLKQGRLTIVSFLSEIPKTKHCFNSFSMDISLCSEVAMIVMITGVFQEVETDKKPLRYFSRSLLIVPQGSGFCIRNEQLHINEPTDEQKKQALTEISADNSNARVTESSEPVVAQQDLHLQMAMALSQQSGMNLEWSRECLTKVQWNFDMALAAFKKFHELGQVPPQAFQK; this is encoded by the exons ATGCCCAGAAAAAATAGCAAAGGTCGTGGCTGGAATAACCATCAACCACAGCAAAGACGAGATAACTCCGAAAGAAGACAATACTACG GTCACGATGACAGAACGTTATACTCTGATCGTGACTCCGCGCCAAGGGTATCGTTTAAAACGTCAAGGATTGGCAAAGGAGGTCGAGGCGAAAGGCACAATAGGGACAGACAAAGAGACTTAGAAGCTGGACTGAGACGACACTTGGACGATGATGCCGAGATGTCTAACGAAGTCAGGCAAAACCGCGGCCGGTCTGGGGTGGCGTGGAGGGGCAATGCAAGGGGCATGGG TCGGCCTAGAACAAGAAGGAATAGTCCCGTGCCTCCCGGAGGAGTCGATGATCACAGATATAGGAATTTACAGGCAGCTCCAGCCAATTGTTACAAAGTTCATATCTCAAATACCTCTACATTCAACAAAGAATATTTGCTTGACGTTCTAACTTCTTATTTAACACCTGACACATTTATTCCAATTATG TACAAATTTGAAGGTAATGATGTCACCTTCTACGTAGATGAATTTACAATTGCAAATAAACTGCTGAAAGCCGACCGTCAAATCCTAGCCAATAATGGATCCAAATTGACTATCAAAGTGAGGCCTTATTTTCCACCAGCCAAAGTTGACCAGCAATTCAAAGATAGAATTAAAATTGCTGTTGTAAAACGATATGTTGCAGCAAGTGCCCTTGATTTATCACAGTTTCACAGAGACAAAG ATCTGTATCAGGATATGTTTTGCGCACTGTTTCAACCCAAAATATTGATGGCAGTGATAGATGTAATAAGTGAGCACACTCCAAACTTGGAAGCACTAAACTTGGACGGcaataaattgcaaaatattgaCAGACTTGGTACTCAACTGCACACAAAATTACCGAATCTGTCGATATTACACCTTAGCAATAATCGA ATTCGAGATTTGAAAGCAATCGATGGACTGAAGCAATTAAAGCTGAAAGAACTTCGATTGTTAGGTAATCCCTTATGTGACAAATACAAACAGTGGCCAGAGGAATTTATCAG CGATATTCGGAAACGATTTCCAAAACTCCTAAAATTG gATGACATGAACCTTCCACCTCCAATTGGATTTGAGATAGCAGCAGATGAAGATGCATCAAAACTGCCAGTATCTCAACGAGTATTTTCAATAACTAATGAAACTCGTCAAGTGGCTGATGCATTCCTTCATCAATATTTCCTCATTTTCGATAGCAATAACCGTCAACCGCTGCTCAATGCATATGATGAACAAGCATCATTTAGTTTAACTATTGCGTGTAAACACGACAATTTAAACAG GTTTAAAGAGTACCTGCCGCACAACAGAAATTTATTCAGAGTGAACGATCAGGAAAGAAGACTAAAATTATTAAAGCAAGGCAGATTAACtattgtttcgtttttatcgGAGATCCCAAAAACAAAGCATTGTTTCAACAGCTTTTCCATGGACATTAGTCTTTGCTCg GAAGTGGCGATGATAGTCATGATAACTGGGGTTTTCCAAGAAGTGGAAACTGATAAAAAACCACTACGTTATTTCAGCCGAAGCTTGCTCATAGTTCCCCAGGGATCGGGGTTTTGTATTCGCAATGAACAATTGCATATAAACGAGCCGACAGATGAACAAAAAAAGCAGGCTCTAACAGAGATTTCTGCTGACAATAGTAATGCAAGAGTAACAGAATCCAGTGAACCAGTAGTAGCTCAACAAGATCTGCATCTGCAAATGGCTATGGCTCTTAGCCAACAGTCAGGTATGAACCTGGAATGGAGTAGGGAGTGCCTAACCAAAGTGCAATGGAACTTTGACATGGCTCTCGCAGCGTTTAAGAAGTTTCATGAATTGGGACAAGTTCCTCCGCAAGcatttcagaaataa
- the Arp10 gene encoding actin-related protein 10, which yields MSLYEGIRLISDKQTVVFDIGSAYTKYGYAGESVPRGIIKTEVKCPESGKIRKVFSYEDSQDLYQLLVEFIHLLFFRHVVVSPKDIKVIIVESVLTPTEFRDTLAKVFFRHFEIGSLMLAPSHLVAVSTLGVSTALVLDVGYKEATLIPIYEGVPVLKAWQALPLAGHAVHECIKKELKTVLPNDGSDVEKTIEDIKVRTCFVTTIERSLKLQTDEPPIAPPSVKYPGVKTITVPGSVREKAFELLWERDNDNLSVPTMILDAIVKCPVDMRHPLAENILLIGGTTMAKGFLPRLKSELLTLLKSNLYSEKLKISTVKFHKAPSKANYTAWLGGAIFGIADLPLRCLTKENYLMSNRVPDWASLIDNQKSDSLINSM from the exons ATGTCGTTGTACGAGGGTATCAGGCTAATTTCGGACAAGCAAACCGTTGTTTTTGACATTGGAAGCGCATATACTAA ATATGGATATGCTGGAGAGTCGGTACCTCGCGGCATAATAAAAACTGAAGTGAAATGTCCAGAATCTGGGAAAATAAGGAAGGTATTCTCTTACGAGGATTCACAGGACTTGTATCAGCTTCTAGTCGAATTCATTCACTTACTCTTCTTCag GCACGTTGTTGTCAGTCCCAAAGATATAAAAGTAATTATTGTTGAGTCTGTATTGACTCCGACAGAATTTCGAGATACTTTGGCTAAAGTATTTTTCCGACACTTTGAAATTGGTTCCTTGATGCTTGCACCTTCCCACTTGGTTGCTGTTAGTACTTTGGGAGTTTCTACAGCATTGGTATTAGACGTTGGATATAAAGAAGCAACGTTGATTCCGATTTACGAAGGTGTGCCAGTTCTCAAGGCATGGCAGGCCTTGCCACTGGCAGGACACGCGGTCCATga GTGCATaaagaaagaattgaaaacCGTCCTGCCTAACGACGGCAGTGACGTTGAGAAAACAATTGAAGATATCAAAGTTAGAACCTGCTTTGTTACCACAATAGAGCGGTCTCTCAAATTGCAAACTGATGAACCACCAATTGCACCTCCATCAGTTAAATATCCTGGAGTCAAAACTATAACTGTACCCGGATCAGTACGTGAAAAAGCTTTCGAATTATTGTGGGAGCGAGACAATGACAATTTGAGTGTACCAACCATGATACTAGATGCTATAGTAAAG TGCCCTGTAGACATGAGACATCCGCTTGCTGAAAATATTCTGCTGATTGGAGGAACGACAATGGCAAAAGGATTTTTGCCACGTTTGAAATCTGAACTTTTGACATTACTGAAGAGTAACTTATATTctgagaaattaaaaataagtaCAGTCAAGTTTCATAAGGCACCAAGCAAAGCTAATTACACAGCATGGCTTGGTGGTGCTATATTTGGTATTGCAGACTTGCCACTACGTTGTTTGACGAAAGAAAATTACCTCATGTCAAACAGAGTCCCAGATTGGGCAAGCTTAATTGATAATCAGAAATCAGACTCATTGATAAATAGTATGTAA
- the angel gene encoding protein angel isoform X3 codes for MIPVTPLLTAVTVTKTFRRNIHVILFHCKKEASGVEALFSTYVDLIESNASESAHREFEKSIMEPYLNTCYGSSSDHRSYDASTVTFKDALKNHESTSSTPTNPDLNTMPTNDICRVQQNYKAMRTWRKVGRGRNLPNSEKNCVIRLFSYNILAQYLLEMHSYLYKHHNQRTLEWEIRKKLLIQEILEAQATVICLQEMQEDHLNEFLKPFKEHKYNHLYKKRTNDKKDGLLLMYRSDVFDLVEYENVEFFQSDVEILNRDNVAIIVKLSLKDSPETQIVIATTHLLYNPKRDDIRLCQTQILIAELERIAFIKNTSRGPTYHPIILAGDFNLQPKSGVYKFITEGSFLYMGKSRTLGPADHRSLSNSLIPPHLYVTDSCQHFCILLKRLRNRGEGKVMLENSEKGLSKTSWDSCDKNQFRKDEVNVRNKNFQKIQILDGHHVNFGSGSLTHPFKFRSVYSHIDRNGQNEATTHQDGWVTVDYIFFSEVELIERYTLPTQKQCKAVSTIPNREIGSDHFSTGATFILRKKLRQ; via the exons atgatcCCAGTAACTCCACTGTTAACAGCTGTCACTGTCACAAAAACATTCAGACGAAATATTCACGTCATTTTGTTTCATTGCAAAAAG GAAGCATCAGGTGTGGAAGCCCTATTTTCGACATACGTCGATTTAATAGAATCTAATGCGAGTGAAAGTGCGCAcagagaatttgaaaaatccattATGGAGCCGTACCTAAACACATGTTATGGATCATCAAGCGATCATCGATCATATGACGCAAGCACTGTCACCTTTAAAGATGCTCTGAAAAATCACGAAAGTACTTCGTCAACACCTACAAACCCAGATCTTAATACGATGCCTACAAATGATATCTGTAGAGTGCAACAAAATTACAAAGCAATGCGAACATGGAGAAAGGTCGGCAGAG GACGAAACTTACCAAactctgagaaaaattgtgtCATTAGActattttcttacaatattttGGCTCAGTATCTTTTAGAAATGCACAGTTACTTATATAAGCATCATAATCAGCGCACTCTCGAATGGGAAATTCGTAAGAAATTACTGATACAAGAAATATTGGAAGCTCAGGCTACT GTAATATGTCTTCAAGAAATGCAAGAGGACCATCTGAATGAATTTCTAAAACCCTTTAAAGAACATAAGTATAATCATTTATACAAGAAGCGCACAAACGATAAAAAGGACGGACTGCTTCTGATGTATCGATCCGACGTATTTGATCTCGTTGAGTATGAAAATGTAGAATTTTTCCAGTCAGACGTAGAAATTCTCAACCGAGACAACGTTGCTATAATTGTCAAGCTGTCATTGAAGGACAGTCCAGAAACACAGATAGTTATTGCCACCACACATTTACTTTATAACCCAAAACGAGACGACATCAGACTCTGTCAGACTCAGATTTTAATAGCTGAACTGGAGAGAATTgcttttattaaaaatacgtC AAGAGGCCCGACATATCATCCTATAATTCTGGCTGGAGATTTTAATTTGCAACCAAAGTCAGgagtgtataaatttataactgAAGGTTCGTTTCTATACATGGGAAAAAGTCGAACTCTAGGGCCAGCGGATCACCGCAGTTTGAGCAATTCACTTATTCCGCCACATTTATATGTGACCGACAGTTGTCAACATTTCTGCATACTGTTAAAAAGACTGCGCAATCGCGGTGAAGGCAAAGTCATG TTGGAAAACAGTGAGAAAGGGTTATCTAAAACTAGTTGGGACTCTTGCGATAAGAATCAGTTTCGAAAGGATGAAGTGAATGTCCGAAATAAAAACTtccaaaaaatacaaatattagATGGTCATCATGTGAATTTTGGATCTGGTTCTTTAACCCACCCATTTAAATTTCGAAGCGTTTACTCACACATTGATCGTAATGGGCAAAACGAAGCTACAACTCACCAAGACGGCTGGGTTACAGTGGATTATATATTCTTTAGTGAAGTCGAGCTCATTGAACGATATACACTACCTACGCAAAAACAGTGTAAAGCTGTGTCAACTATACCAAATCGTGAGATTGGCAGTGATCACTTTAGTACAGGAGCAACTTTTATACTGCGAAAGAAACTGAGGCAGTAA
- the angel gene encoding protein angel isoform X1 has translation MIPVTPLLTAVTVTKTFRRNIHVILFHCKKVYHMTTIPLKHLLIKNLNKEASGVEALFSTYVDLIESNASESAHREFEKSIMEPYLNTCYGSSSDHRSYDASTVTFKDALKNHESTSSTPTNPDLNTMPTNDICRVQQNYKAMRTWRKVGRGRNLPNSEKNCVIRLFSYNILAQYLLEMHSYLYKHHNQRTLEWEIRKKLLIQEILEAQATVICLQEMQEDHLNEFLKPFKEHKYNHLYKKRTNDKKDGLLLMYRSDVFDLVEYENVEFFQSDVEILNRDNVAIIVKLSLKDSPETQIVIATTHLLYNPKRDDIRLCQTQILIAELERIAFIKNTSRGPTYHPIILAGDFNLQPKSGVYKFITEGSFLYMGKSRTLGPADHRSLSNSLIPPHLYVTDSCQHFCILLKRLRNRGEGKVMLENSEKGLSKTSWDSCDKNQFRKDEVNVRNKNFQKIQILDGHHVNFGSGSLTHPFKFRSVYSHIDRNGQNEATTHQDGWVTVDYIFFSEVELIERYTLPTQKQCKAVSTIPNREIGSDHFSTGATFILRKKLRQ, from the exons atgatcCCAGTAACTCCACTGTTAACAGCTGTCACTGTCACAAAAACATTCAGACGAAATATTCACGTCATTTTGTTTCATTGCAAAAAG GTTTATCATATGACGACAATACCATTGAAAcatttattgataaaaaatcttAACAAGGAAGCATCAGGTGTGGAAGCCCTATTTTCGACATACGTCGATTTAATAGAATCTAATGCGAGTGAAAGTGCGCAcagagaatttgaaaaatccattATGGAGCCGTACCTAAACACATGTTATGGATCATCAAGCGATCATCGATCATATGACGCAAGCACTGTCACCTTTAAAGATGCTCTGAAAAATCACGAAAGTACTTCGTCAACACCTACAAACCCAGATCTTAATACGATGCCTACAAATGATATCTGTAGAGTGCAACAAAATTACAAAGCAATGCGAACATGGAGAAAGGTCGGCAGAG GACGAAACTTACCAAactctgagaaaaattgtgtCATTAGActattttcttacaatattttGGCTCAGTATCTTTTAGAAATGCACAGTTACTTATATAAGCATCATAATCAGCGCACTCTCGAATGGGAAATTCGTAAGAAATTACTGATACAAGAAATATTGGAAGCTCAGGCTACT GTAATATGTCTTCAAGAAATGCAAGAGGACCATCTGAATGAATTTCTAAAACCCTTTAAAGAACATAAGTATAATCATTTATACAAGAAGCGCACAAACGATAAAAAGGACGGACTGCTTCTGATGTATCGATCCGACGTATTTGATCTCGTTGAGTATGAAAATGTAGAATTTTTCCAGTCAGACGTAGAAATTCTCAACCGAGACAACGTTGCTATAATTGTCAAGCTGTCATTGAAGGACAGTCCAGAAACACAGATAGTTATTGCCACCACACATTTACTTTATAACCCAAAACGAGACGACATCAGACTCTGTCAGACTCAGATTTTAATAGCTGAACTGGAGAGAATTgcttttattaaaaatacgtC AAGAGGCCCGACATATCATCCTATAATTCTGGCTGGAGATTTTAATTTGCAACCAAAGTCAGgagtgtataaatttataactgAAGGTTCGTTTCTATACATGGGAAAAAGTCGAACTCTAGGGCCAGCGGATCACCGCAGTTTGAGCAATTCACTTATTCCGCCACATTTATATGTGACCGACAGTTGTCAACATTTCTGCATACTGTTAAAAAGACTGCGCAATCGCGGTGAAGGCAAAGTCATG TTGGAAAACAGTGAGAAAGGGTTATCTAAAACTAGTTGGGACTCTTGCGATAAGAATCAGTTTCGAAAGGATGAAGTGAATGTCCGAAATAAAAACTtccaaaaaatacaaatattagATGGTCATCATGTGAATTTTGGATCTGGTTCTTTAACCCACCCATTTAAATTTCGAAGCGTTTACTCACACATTGATCGTAATGGGCAAAACGAAGCTACAACTCACCAAGACGGCTGGGTTACAGTGGATTATATATTCTTTAGTGAAGTCGAGCTCATTGAACGATATACACTACCTACGCAAAAACAGTGTAAAGCTGTGTCAACTATACCAAATCGTGAGATTGGCAGTGATCACTTTAGTACAGGAGCAACTTTTATACTGCGAAAGAAACTGAGGCAGTAA